The following proteins are co-located in the Myxococcus fulvus genome:
- the pdxA gene encoding 4-hydroxythreonine-4-phosphate dehydrogenase PdxA: MSLPLVGISLGDVSGIGPEVTAGALARPAVRRALIPVVFGDGPTLERFPLFRRYARVELAALGRVESPTVVEVTRLNEAERVPGKPSRVGGRAQFAFITRAIEAMREGHVDALCTAPVSKEQISRAGIPFMGHTEVLAEAFGADVLMMMDGPRVRIALATNHVPLSSLSTLLTVERLVAQLKLLSRSLEPVVGHKPRIAVLGLNPHAGEGGLLGREEVEVIGPAIRRARAAKVDAHGPIPADGLFARPDDIAGRYDAVLAMYHDQGLIPAKALDFERTVNVTLGLPVPRTSPDHGTAYAIAGKGEASCVPMVEALLKAAQLAAVGSRGARPGPRRPSPRR; this comes from the coding sequence GTGAGCCTCCCCCTCGTCGGAATCTCCCTGGGTGATGTGTCGGGCATCGGGCCGGAGGTGACGGCCGGAGCCCTGGCCCGCCCCGCCGTGCGTCGCGCGCTCATCCCCGTCGTCTTCGGGGATGGGCCCACGCTGGAGCGCTTCCCTCTCTTCCGCCGCTATGCCCGCGTGGAGCTCGCCGCGCTGGGCCGCGTCGAGTCCCCCACCGTGGTGGAGGTGACGCGACTGAACGAGGCGGAGCGCGTGCCGGGCAAGCCCTCGCGCGTCGGCGGCCGCGCGCAGTTCGCGTTCATCACCCGCGCCATCGAGGCGATGCGCGAGGGACACGTGGACGCGCTGTGCACCGCGCCGGTGTCCAAGGAGCAGATTTCGCGCGCGGGCATCCCGTTCATGGGCCACACGGAGGTGCTCGCGGAGGCCTTCGGCGCGGACGTGCTCATGATGATGGACGGGCCGCGCGTGCGCATCGCCCTGGCCACCAACCACGTGCCGCTGTCCTCGCTGTCCACGCTGCTCACGGTGGAGAGGCTCGTCGCGCAGCTCAAGCTCCTGTCACGCAGCCTGGAGCCGGTGGTGGGCCACAAGCCTCGCATCGCCGTGCTCGGGCTCAATCCTCACGCGGGCGAGGGCGGCCTGTTGGGACGCGAGGAGGTGGAGGTCATCGGCCCCGCCATCCGCAGGGCGCGCGCGGCGAAGGTGGACGCGCACGGGCCCATCCCCGCCGACGGCCTGTTCGCCAGGCCGGATGACATCGCCGGCAGGTACGACGCGGTGCTGGCCATGTACCACGACCAGGGGCTCATCCCGGCCAAGGCGCTGGACTTCGAGCGCACCGTCAACGTGACGCTGGGGCTGCCGGTGCCGCGCACGTCGCCGGACCACGGCACGGCCTACGCGATTGCGGGCAAGGGCGAGGCGAGCTGCGTGCCCATGGTGGAGGCGCTGCTCAAGGCCGCCCAGCTGGCGGCGGTGGGTTCGCGAGGCGCTCGGCCAGGTCCTCGCCGTCCTTCGCCGCGTCGATGA
- a CDS encoding peptidylprolyl isomerase, with protein sequence MKKLVAFVAAAALLGGATSARAELVDKVAAVVNRDVIALSEVQQRAAPEVSRLNDPDPRKRAEMRAQLMKTALDTLIGEKLMESEITEMGISATEGEVDELVNDVRRQNNITDPSQFEQVLAAEGLTMKAYREMLRKRILRDRLLRMKVGPKVKVTEEDLKAAYNQYARVESEDSEVHARHILVQVDPKATEEQVAAARKKAEGIAQEARREGMDFASLARARSEGPSAQDGGDLGWFKRGVMVAAFEKVAFNLKEGEVSEPVRTNFGWHILKVEERRSVAATSYDEMRPKLENKLLQEKTDKFLDQYVQELRQKANVEVKM encoded by the coding sequence ATGAAGAAGCTGGTGGCATTCGTCGCTGCGGCGGCGCTCCTGGGGGGCGCCACGTCGGCGCGCGCGGAGCTGGTGGACAAGGTGGCCGCGGTGGTGAACCGCGACGTCATCGCGCTGTCGGAAGTGCAGCAGCGCGCGGCGCCGGAGGTGTCGCGCCTGAACGACCCTGATCCACGCAAGCGCGCGGAGATGCGCGCGCAGCTGATGAAGACGGCGCTCGACACGCTCATCGGCGAGAAGCTGATGGAGTCCGAAATCACGGAGATGGGCATCTCCGCGACCGAGGGCGAGGTGGACGAGCTGGTCAACGACGTGCGCCGGCAGAACAACATCACGGACCCGTCGCAGTTCGAGCAGGTGCTCGCCGCCGAGGGTCTGACGATGAAGGCCTACCGGGAGATGCTGCGCAAGCGCATCCTGCGCGACAGGCTCCTGCGCATGAAGGTGGGCCCCAAGGTGAAGGTCACCGAGGAGGACCTGAAGGCCGCCTACAACCAGTACGCCCGCGTGGAGAGCGAGGACTCTGAGGTCCACGCGCGCCACATCCTGGTGCAGGTGGACCCGAAGGCCACCGAGGAGCAGGTGGCCGCCGCGCGCAAGAAGGCCGAGGGCATCGCCCAGGAGGCCCGCCGCGAGGGCATGGACTTCGCCTCCCTGGCGCGCGCGCGCAGCGAGGGCCCCAGCGCCCAGGACGGTGGCGACCTGGGCTGGTTCAAGCGCGGGGTGATGGTGGCCGCGTTCGAGAAGGTCGCCTTCAACCTGAAGGAGGGCGAGGTCAGCGAGCCGGTGCGCACCAACTTCGGCTGGCACATCCTGAAGGTGGAGGAGCGCCGCTCGGTGGCCGCCACGTCGTACGACGAGATGCGTCCGAAGCTGGAGAACAAGCTGCTCCAGGAGAAGACGGACAAGTTCCTCGACCAGTACGTGCAGGAGCTGCGGCAGAAGGCGAACGTCGAAGTGAAGATGTAG
- a CDS encoding peptidylprolyl isomerase, which yields MRLSPTRAPLLSLVLALALGPACNTPVKSAPDDTVVATVNGEVLSRTDFEQELARELASTDVSQRTPEEIEPFKRTLLDTYIHRMLLLQAARKNNLTVTPEEVDRGVLRLSGDYPAGNFNEVLAQGQLSMAELRAREASRLTIEKLFASHVYSRVAVTEEELRAYYSAHEAELNESEQVHAAQIVVKGLDEARRVQAQLKSGKKFADLARRYSLSADAKVGGDLGFFPRGQMPPAFDEVVFKLGVGQVSDVVSTEYGYHLFKVLERKPARKRDFAEARQWVEAKLLEHKRTEAQEVFEKELRDKAQVQVNEATLQAIRGVPAVVPQAAK from the coding sequence ATGCGTCTTTCTCCCACCCGCGCTCCCCTTCTGTCCCTGGTGCTCGCCCTGGCGCTGGGCCCGGCCTGCAACACCCCGGTCAAGTCCGCGCCGGACGACACGGTGGTGGCCACCGTGAACGGCGAGGTGCTGTCGCGTACGGACTTCGAGCAGGAGCTGGCCCGGGAGCTGGCGTCCACGGACGTGTCCCAGCGCACGCCGGAGGAGATAGAGCCCTTCAAGCGCACGCTGCTCGACACGTACATCCACCGGATGCTGCTCCTGCAGGCGGCCCGGAAGAACAACCTCACCGTCACGCCTGAAGAGGTGGACCGGGGCGTGCTGCGGCTGTCGGGCGACTACCCGGCCGGCAACTTCAACGAGGTGCTCGCCCAGGGCCAGCTGTCCATGGCGGAGCTGCGCGCCCGTGAGGCGAGCCGGCTCACCATCGAGAAGCTCTTCGCCAGCCATGTGTACTCGCGCGTGGCGGTGACGGAGGAGGAGCTGCGCGCGTACTACTCCGCCCACGAGGCGGAGCTGAACGAGAGCGAGCAGGTGCACGCGGCGCAAATCGTGGTGAAGGGCCTGGACGAGGCCCGCCGGGTGCAGGCGCAGCTGAAGTCGGGCAAGAAGTTCGCGGACCTGGCGCGCAGGTACTCGCTGAGCGCGGACGCCAAGGTGGGAGGCGACCTGGGCTTCTTCCCCCGAGGACAGATGCCGCCGGCCTTCGACGAGGTGGTATTCAAGCTGGGTGTCGGGCAGGTTTCGGACGTGGTGTCCACCGAGTACGGCTACCACCTGTTCAAGGTGCTGGAGCGAAAGCCCGCCCGCAAGCGGGACTTCGCCGAGGCCCGGCAGTGGGTGGAGGCCAAGCTCCTGGAGCACAAGCGCACCGAGGCCCAGGAAGTCTTCGAGAAGGAGCTGCGCGACAAGGCGCAGGTCCAGGTGAACGAGGCCACGCTGCAGGCCATCCGCGGAGTGCCCGCGGTGGTCCCGCAGGCGGCGAAGTGA
- a CDS encoding alpha/beta fold hydrolase: protein MADLFSRTMTRGKEGLLTLTFRPDELYRVPTDDGAAISLGRYHARGERRHAEPVILCHGLGANRFHLDFDEQYSLARYLARSGFETWVMELRGRGLAGDCSDFTFDDQAEHDVRTALRTVISTGSKEVLWVGHSKGGLMLYAHLARNPQAPVRAAAILGSPFTFAVQPGLRTFIQKVEPLLRLKVIPTGRVTSIALLGAPPGPLSRYMMLAENMEPDVVRRALANVPANIAGGVGRQFARWISTNRFTTYDGGFDYREALSGVRIPFLLLAGSKDLLAPPMSVARAKEALGGPVKFLVAGRGHGFGADYGHADLVLGRRAPDEIFPLVEAFLSAHATRP, encoded by the coding sequence ATGGCGGACCTCTTCTCGCGGACGATGACGCGCGGAAAAGAAGGGCTGCTGACGCTGACGTTCCGCCCGGACGAGCTTTATCGGGTGCCCACGGACGACGGCGCGGCCATCTCATTGGGGCGCTACCACGCCCGAGGGGAGCGCCGGCATGCCGAGCCCGTCATCCTCTGCCACGGGCTGGGCGCCAACCGCTTCCACCTGGACTTCGACGAGCAGTACAGCCTGGCCCGCTACCTGGCCCGCTCGGGCTTCGAGACGTGGGTGATGGAGCTGCGCGGCCGGGGGCTGGCGGGCGACTGCTCCGACTTCACGTTCGATGATCAGGCCGAGCACGACGTGCGCACCGCGCTGCGCACCGTCATCTCCACGGGTTCCAAGGAAGTACTCTGGGTGGGGCATTCCAAGGGAGGGCTGATGCTCTACGCCCACCTGGCGCGAAATCCGCAAGCGCCGGTGAGGGCGGCGGCCATCCTCGGCAGCCCCTTCACCTTCGCGGTGCAGCCCGGGCTGCGCACCTTCATCCAGAAGGTGGAGCCGCTCCTGCGGCTGAAGGTCATCCCCACCGGACGCGTCACCAGCATCGCGCTGCTCGGCGCGCCGCCGGGCCCGTTGAGCCGGTACATGATGCTGGCGGAGAACATGGAGCCGGACGTGGTGCGGCGCGCGCTGGCCAACGTGCCCGCCAACATCGCCGGCGGCGTGGGGCGCCAGTTCGCCCGCTGGATTTCCACCAACCGCTTCACCACCTACGACGGCGGCTTCGACTACCGCGAGGCGCTGTCGGGCGTGCGCATCCCCTTCCTGTTGCTGGCGGGGAGCAAGGACCTGCTCGCCCCTCCCATGTCGGTGGCGCGGGCGAAGGAGGCCCTGGGCGGCCCGGTGAAGTTCCTCGTCGCCGGGCGGGGGCACGGCTTCGGCGCGGACTACGGGCATGCGGACCTGGTGCTGGGCCGGCGCGCCCCGGATGAAATCTTCCCCCTGGTGGAGGCGTTCCTCTCCGCGCACGCCACCCGGCCGTGA
- a CDS encoding CBS domain-containing protein, translating into MSSFIATVFPTDTLLRALRVMERHQVQLLGVVGEGGGLMGLVSEQHILAAWRGDPLAPVSAVMARVGEPPAERQRFRLGLPKLTLRRGGKGRLPT; encoded by the coding sequence TTGTCATCCTTCATCGCCACCGTTTTTCCCACAGACACCCTCCTGCGTGCCCTGAGGGTGATGGAGCGGCACCAGGTACAGCTGTTGGGCGTGGTGGGGGAAGGTGGCGGACTGATGGGGTTGGTGAGCGAGCAGCACATCCTGGCGGCGTGGCGGGGAGATCCACTGGCCCCGGTGTCGGCGGTCATGGCGAGGGTGGGCGAGCCTCCTGCCGAGCGGCAGCGCTTCCGGCTGGGGTTGCCGAAGCTGACCCTGCGGCGCGGGGGCAAGGGACGCCTGCCCACCTGA
- a CDS encoding GIY-YIG nuclease family protein: MLRCRDGSLYTGATNNLERRVATHGRGRGAAYTRARLPVTLVWSEAAEDRSAALRREAAIKRLSRGDKLLMVEAVRPPSRRRER; this comes from the coding sequence ATGCTGCGCTGCCGTGATGGCTCGCTCTACACCGGCGCCACCAACAACCTGGAGCGCCGGGTGGCCACCCATGGTCGGGGGCGGGGCGCGGCCTATACGCGGGCGCGGCTGCCGGTGACGCTCGTGTGGAGCGAGGCGGCCGAGGACCGGAGCGCGGCCCTCCGGAGGGAGGCCGCCATCAAGCGGCTGTCCCGAGGCGACAAGCTGCTGATGGTGGAGGCGGTCCGTCCGCCCTCCCGGCGTCGTGAGCGCTGA